Proteins from one Hemibagrus wyckioides isolate EC202008001 linkage group LG16, SWU_Hwy_1.0, whole genome shotgun sequence genomic window:
- the cux1a gene encoding homeobox protein cut-like 1 isoform X1 has translation MAAARAGSMCQRWKRFDLQQLQKDLDVAANALASTQHENEQTRKKLTDQSDELKKHTPEDLHEHITPLLKGFQSEIDALCERSKESEAAFLSVYKRLIDVPDPVSALEAVQQLQVAVIKMRDVEAENQKLRERLQEYDREVAEVKGHEETIKVLREKLESYEHLIQCETKVKDEEEERCAGAERPCENEAAMMVDVETANQALEAELLVKQREVERLMEDVQKLQSSLTELTDSTANQIRELQQQLDSRHALLQELEEKLEAQSDYEEIKRELRVLRAMELGSSERPAEQGSPRGQEDGGQDRDGVQKQTSSRDLSGSAEKRLPASPSTTPPPPDHTHSQTPPLSQVLLKSKAPSESSCSFSTDLFRHSFSSTFPQISGKSSTSFLQRTFGQNLYSADPHAEEELDTAEIARQVKEQLMKHNIGQRVFGHYVLGLSQGSVSEILARPKPWNKLTVRGKEPFHKMRHFLSDEQNILTLRSIQGRQRGNITSRIRVPESSSTESRKSILDQTKRDLQGHKVEGVHSSLSDDKLPSVLDVQQVASIPTMTSDLSGMGSKLLGSSISLLPYSPLELNSANNTSSSPVVDSWRKQWWSTIHCEQHKDTDTQEDTEAGNMASEIPVSSQDYWKDQSSTESSFSRRSEQNLQMSNTNETPHSSPVLPSSSSSSSSLQTKQMKATMTPLTSEQYERFMYLEVDTVELTQQVKEKLAKNGICQRVFGEKVLGLSQGSVSDMLSRPKQWTKLTQKGREPFIRMQLWLEGELQDPMRAETSVSEVSESPGSSSEELIKLVRDQQEEAEPESHDTAVRMQEVAVMQLELDTYSISQRVRQVLSDNNLGQRLFGEAVLGLTQGSVSDLLARPKPWHRLSVKGREPFVRMQRWLNDTNNIHKLREIKHTERKVYLKRRVSSVCEDSVVDSGVCVGESGQECVPQLKKSRVIITAQEKEALRKAYEEKPYPSPGTIEELAQQLGLKASTVTNWFHNYRSRIRRGIIMEAAAGKSDSVSDTQTSEVQEHAEDSSFNFPESSASPGVLRDSSLRRRKVANLNSIIHRLEQAASRDEAHDGDVCESQDVSVECVNASSSG, from the exons aCCCTGTGTCTGCGTTAGAGGCGGTGCAGCAGCTGCAGGTTGCAGTGATTAAGATGCGTGACGTGGAGGCAGAGAATCAGAAGCTGAGGGAGAGACTGCAGGAGTACGACAGAGAGGTtgcagaggtcaaaggtcacg AAGAAACCATTAAAGTTTTGAGGGAGAAGTTGGAGTCTTACGAACATTTAATTCAGTGTGAAACGAAAGTcaaggatgaagaagaagagcgCTGTGCAGGAGCAGAAAG ACCCTGTGAGAATGAAGCAGCGATGATGGTGGATGTAGAAACAGCCAATCAG gctctgGAAGCGGAGCTTCTGGTAAAGCAGAGAGAGGTGGAGCGTCTGATGGAGGATGTACAGAAACTTCAGAGCAGCCTGACTGAACTCACCGACtcaacagccaatcagattagagaattacagcagcagcttgaCTCCAGACACGCACTGCtgcag gagCTTGAGGAGAAACTGGAGGCTCAGTCAGATTATGAGGAGATAAAAAGGGAACTGAG AGTCCTGAGAGCCATGGAGCTGGGTTCCTCGGAGCGTCCTGCAGAACAG GGTTCCCCGAGAGGGCAGGAGGATGGTGGGCAGGACAGAGACGGCGTCCAGAAACAAACGAGTAGCAGAGACCTCAGTG GTTCTGCAGAGAAGCGCCTTCCCGCCTCACCCTCcaccacacctcctccacctgaCCACACCCACTCACAGACTCCACCCCTTTCTCAAGTCCTCCTGAAGAGTAAAGCTCCATCTGAGTCGTCCTGCTCGTTTTCTACTGATTTGTTCAGGCACAGCTTCAGCTCTACTTTTCCTCAAATCTCTGGGAAATCCTCTACCTCGTTCCTCCAGCGGACATTTGGTCAGAATCTGTACAGTGCTGACCCGCATGCGGAGGAGGAATTGGACACTGCTGAAATCGCACGGCAGGTGAAGGAGCAGTTGATGAAGCACAACATCGGGCAGCGCGTGTTTGGACACTACGTGCTCGGGTTATCTCAGGGCTCTGTTAGCGAGATCCTCGCTCGCCCCAAACCCTGGAACAAACTCACCGTTCGTGGGAAAGAACCATTCCACAAGATGAGGCACTTCCTGTCTGACGAACAGAACATCCTGACACTGAGGAGCATTCAGGGACGACAGAGAG gtaaTATCACCAGTAGAATTCGTGTTCCTGAAAGCAGCTCGACTGAATCCCGTAAGTCGATTTTGGATCAGACCAAAAGAGACCTGCAGGGTCACAAAG TTGAAGGCGTCCACTCCTCTTTATCGGATGACAAACTTCCCTCCGTCCTGGACGTCCAACAGGTGGCATCCATTCCCaccatgacctctgacctttccGGTATGGGCTCCAAATTGCTTGGTTCCTCCATTTCTTTGCTGCCGTACTCGCCTCTGGAGCTTAACTCTGCGAACAACACGTCTTCCTCTCCTGTGGTAGACTCGTGGAGAAAGCAGTGGTGGAGCACCATACACTGTGAACAGCacaaagacacagacacgcagGAAGACACAGAG GCTGGCAACATGGCGTCGGAGATTCCTGTTTCCTCTCAGGATTACTGGAAGGATCAGTCGAGCACAGAGTCTTCATTTAGCAGGAGGTCAGAACAAAATCTTCAGATGTCCAACACAAATGAGACGCCTCACAGCAGCCCAGTGCTACCTTCCTCTTCGTCTTCTTCCTCCTCGCTGCAAACAAAGCAAATGAAAGCCACGATGACGCCGCTTACATCCGAGCAGTACGAACGATTCATGTATCTGGAGGTGGATACGGTGGAGCTCACGCAGCAGGTCAAAGAGAAACTCGCCAAGAACGGCATCTGCCAAAGAGTGTTCGGGGAGAAG GTTCTGGGCCTCTCTCAGGGCAGTGTGAGTGACATGCTCTCTCGGCCAAAGCAGTGGACTAAACTGACTCAGAAAGGCAGAGAGCCGTTTATACGCATGCAGCTGTGGCTTGAAGGAGAACTACAAGACCCCATGaggg CAGAGACTTCAGTCAGTGAAGTCTCAGAGTCTCCTGGAAGCTCGTCTGAGGAGCTCATTAAGCTTGTTAGGGACCAGCAGGAAGAGGCTGAGCCTGAGTCACATGACACGGCAGTCAGAATGCAGGAAGTGGCAGTCATGCAGCTGGAACTCGACACCTACTCCATCAGCCAGAGGGTCAGACAGGTGCTGAGTGATAATAACCTCG gtcagCGTCTGTTTGGCGAGGCTGTTTTAGGTCTGACTCAGGGTTCAGTGTCTGATCTTTTGGCTCGGCCCAAACCGTGGCACAGACTGAGCGTGAAAGGCCGCGAGCCATTTGTGCGAATGCAGCGATGGCTGAACGACACAAACAACATCCACAAACTGAGAGAAAtcaaacacactgagagaaaag tatatctGAAGAGGCGTGTGAGCTCGGTGTGTGAGGACTCTGTAGtggacagtggtgtgtgtgtgggagagtctGGACAGGAGTGTGTTCCTCAGCTGAAGAAGTCTCGGGTCATCATCACTGCACAGGAGAAAGAGGCTCTGAGGAAAGCGTACGAGGAGAAACCATATCCTTCACCAGGAACCATCGAGGAACTCGCACAGCAGCTCGGACTCAAAGCCAGCACTGTCACCAACTGGTTTCACAACTacag GTCTCGTATTCGGCGTGGAATCATCATGGAAGCGGCTGCAGGGAAATCGGACAGCGTCTCCGACACACAGACGAGTGAAGTGCAGGAGCACGCTGAGGACTCCTCCTTCAACTTCCCAGAATCCTCAGCATCACCCGGAGTCCTGAGAGACAGCAGCCTGCGCAGACGCAAAGTCGCCAACCTGAACAGCATCATCCACCGTCTGGAGCAGGCGGCGAGTCGGGACGAGGCCCACGATGGCGACGTGTGTGAGAGTCAGGacgtgagtgtggagtgtgtgaacGCTTCCTCATCAGGGTAA
- the cux1a gene encoding homeobox protein cut-like 1 isoform X7, with protein sequence MRDVEAENQKLRERLQEYDREVAEVKGHEETIKVLREKLESYEHLIQCETKVKDEEEERCAGAERPCENEAAMMVDVETANQALEAELLVKQREVERLMEDVQKLQSSLTELTDSTANQIRELQQQLDSRHALLQELEEKLEAQSDYEEIKRELRVLRAMELGSSERPAEQGSPRGQEDGGQDRDGVQKQTSSRDLSGSAEKRLPASPSTTPPPPDHTHSQTPPLSQVLLKSKAPSESSCSFSTDLFRHSFSSTFPQISGKSSTSFLQRTFGQNLYSADPHAEEELDTAEIARQVKEQLMKHNIGQRVFGHYVLGLSQGSVSEILARPKPWNKLTVRGKEPFHKMRHFLSDEQNILTLRSIQGRQRGNITSRIRVPESSSTESRKSILDQTKRDLQGHKVEGVHSSLSDDKLPSVLDVQQVASIPTMTSDLSGMGSKLLGSSISLLPYSPLELNSANNTSSSPVVDSWRKQWWSTIHCEQHKDTDTQEDTEAGNMASEIPVSSQDYWKDQSSTESSFSRRSEQNLQMSNTNETPHSSPVLPSSSSSSSSLQTKQMKATMTPLTSEQYERFMYLEVDTVELTQQVKEKLAKNGICQRVFGEKVLGLSQGSVSDMLSRPKQWTKLTQKGREPFIRMQLWLEGELQDPMRAETSVSEVSESPGSSSEELIKLVRDQQEEAEPESHDTAVRMQEVAVMQLELDTYSISQRVRQVLSDNNLGQRLFGEAVLGLTQGSVSDLLARPKPWHRLSVKGREPFVRMQRWLNDTNNIHKLREIKHTERKVYLKRRVSSVCEDSVVDSGVCVGESGQECVPQLKKSRVIITAQEKEALRKAYEEKPYPSPGTIEELAQQLGLKASTVTNWFHNYRSRIRRGIIMEAAAGKSDSVSDTQTSEVQEHAEDSSFNFPESSASPGVLRDSSLRRRKVANLNSIIHRLEQAASRDEAHDGDVCESQDVSVECVNASSSG encoded by the exons ATGCGTGACGTGGAGGCAGAGAATCAGAAGCTGAGGGAGAGACTGCAGGAGTACGACAGAGAGGTtgcagaggtcaaaggtcacg AAGAAACCATTAAAGTTTTGAGGGAGAAGTTGGAGTCTTACGAACATTTAATTCAGTGTGAAACGAAAGTcaaggatgaagaagaagagcgCTGTGCAGGAGCAGAAAG ACCCTGTGAGAATGAAGCAGCGATGATGGTGGATGTAGAAACAGCCAATCAG gctctgGAAGCGGAGCTTCTGGTAAAGCAGAGAGAGGTGGAGCGTCTGATGGAGGATGTACAGAAACTTCAGAGCAGCCTGACTGAACTCACCGACtcaacagccaatcagattagagaattacagcagcagcttgaCTCCAGACACGCACTGCtgcag gagCTTGAGGAGAAACTGGAGGCTCAGTCAGATTATGAGGAGATAAAAAGGGAACTGAG AGTCCTGAGAGCCATGGAGCTGGGTTCCTCGGAGCGTCCTGCAGAACAG GGTTCCCCGAGAGGGCAGGAGGATGGTGGGCAGGACAGAGACGGCGTCCAGAAACAAACGAGTAGCAGAGACCTCAGTG GTTCTGCAGAGAAGCGCCTTCCCGCCTCACCCTCcaccacacctcctccacctgaCCACACCCACTCACAGACTCCACCCCTTTCTCAAGTCCTCCTGAAGAGTAAAGCTCCATCTGAGTCGTCCTGCTCGTTTTCTACTGATTTGTTCAGGCACAGCTTCAGCTCTACTTTTCCTCAAATCTCTGGGAAATCCTCTACCTCGTTCCTCCAGCGGACATTTGGTCAGAATCTGTACAGTGCTGACCCGCATGCGGAGGAGGAATTGGACACTGCTGAAATCGCACGGCAGGTGAAGGAGCAGTTGATGAAGCACAACATCGGGCAGCGCGTGTTTGGACACTACGTGCTCGGGTTATCTCAGGGCTCTGTTAGCGAGATCCTCGCTCGCCCCAAACCCTGGAACAAACTCACCGTTCGTGGGAAAGAACCATTCCACAAGATGAGGCACTTCCTGTCTGACGAACAGAACATCCTGACACTGAGGAGCATTCAGGGACGACAGAGAG gtaaTATCACCAGTAGAATTCGTGTTCCTGAAAGCAGCTCGACTGAATCCCGTAAGTCGATTTTGGATCAGACCAAAAGAGACCTGCAGGGTCACAAAG TTGAAGGCGTCCACTCCTCTTTATCGGATGACAAACTTCCCTCCGTCCTGGACGTCCAACAGGTGGCATCCATTCCCaccatgacctctgacctttccGGTATGGGCTCCAAATTGCTTGGTTCCTCCATTTCTTTGCTGCCGTACTCGCCTCTGGAGCTTAACTCTGCGAACAACACGTCTTCCTCTCCTGTGGTAGACTCGTGGAGAAAGCAGTGGTGGAGCACCATACACTGTGAACAGCacaaagacacagacacgcagGAAGACACAGAG GCTGGCAACATGGCGTCGGAGATTCCTGTTTCCTCTCAGGATTACTGGAAGGATCAGTCGAGCACAGAGTCTTCATTTAGCAGGAGGTCAGAACAAAATCTTCAGATGTCCAACACAAATGAGACGCCTCACAGCAGCCCAGTGCTACCTTCCTCTTCGTCTTCTTCCTCCTCGCTGCAAACAAAGCAAATGAAAGCCACGATGACGCCGCTTACATCCGAGCAGTACGAACGATTCATGTATCTGGAGGTGGATACGGTGGAGCTCACGCAGCAGGTCAAAGAGAAACTCGCCAAGAACGGCATCTGCCAAAGAGTGTTCGGGGAGAAG GTTCTGGGCCTCTCTCAGGGCAGTGTGAGTGACATGCTCTCTCGGCCAAAGCAGTGGACTAAACTGACTCAGAAAGGCAGAGAGCCGTTTATACGCATGCAGCTGTGGCTTGAAGGAGAACTACAAGACCCCATGaggg CAGAGACTTCAGTCAGTGAAGTCTCAGAGTCTCCTGGAAGCTCGTCTGAGGAGCTCATTAAGCTTGTTAGGGACCAGCAGGAAGAGGCTGAGCCTGAGTCACATGACACGGCAGTCAGAATGCAGGAAGTGGCAGTCATGCAGCTGGAACTCGACACCTACTCCATCAGCCAGAGGGTCAGACAGGTGCTGAGTGATAATAACCTCG gtcagCGTCTGTTTGGCGAGGCTGTTTTAGGTCTGACTCAGGGTTCAGTGTCTGATCTTTTGGCTCGGCCCAAACCGTGGCACAGACTGAGCGTGAAAGGCCGCGAGCCATTTGTGCGAATGCAGCGATGGCTGAACGACACAAACAACATCCACAAACTGAGAGAAAtcaaacacactgagagaaaag tatatctGAAGAGGCGTGTGAGCTCGGTGTGTGAGGACTCTGTAGtggacagtggtgtgtgtgtgggagagtctGGACAGGAGTGTGTTCCTCAGCTGAAGAAGTCTCGGGTCATCATCACTGCACAGGAGAAAGAGGCTCTGAGGAAAGCGTACGAGGAGAAACCATATCCTTCACCAGGAACCATCGAGGAACTCGCACAGCAGCTCGGACTCAAAGCCAGCACTGTCACCAACTGGTTTCACAACTacag GTCTCGTATTCGGCGTGGAATCATCATGGAAGCGGCTGCAGGGAAATCGGACAGCGTCTCCGACACACAGACGAGTGAAGTGCAGGAGCACGCTGAGGACTCCTCCTTCAACTTCCCAGAATCCTCAGCATCACCCGGAGTCCTGAGAGACAGCAGCCTGCGCAGACGCAAAGTCGCCAACCTGAACAGCATCATCCACCGTCTGGAGCAGGCGGCGAGTCGGGACGAGGCCCACGATGGCGACGTGTGTGAGAGTCAGGacgtgagtgtggagtgtgtgaacGCTTCCTCATCAGGGTAA
- the cux1a gene encoding homeobox protein cut-like 1 isoform X2, whose amino-acid sequence MAAARAGSMCQRWKRFDLQQLQKDLDVAANALASTQHENEQTRKKLTDQSDELKKHTPEDLHEHITPLLKGFQSEIDALCERSKESEAAFLSVYKRLIDVPDPVSALEAVQQLQVAVIKMRDVEAENQKLRERLQEYDREVAEVKGHEETIKVLREKLESYEHLIQCETKVKDEEEERCAGAERPCENEAAMMVDVETANQALEAELLVKQREVERLMEDVQKLQSSLTELTDSTANQIRELQQQLDSRHALLQELEEKLEAQSDYEEIKRELRVLRAMELGSSERPAEQGSPRGQEDGGQDRDGVQKQTSSRDLSGSAEKRLPASPSTTPPPPDHTHSQTPPLSQVLLKSKAPSESSCSFSTDLFRHSFSSTFPQISGKSSTSFLQRTFGQNLYSADPHAEEELDTAEIARQVKEQLMKHNIGQRVFGHYVLGLSQGSVSEILARPKPWNKLTVRGKEPFHKMRHFLSDEQNILTLRSIQGRQRGNITSRIRVPESSSTESRKSILDQTKRDLQGHKVEGVHSSLSDDKLPSVLDVQQVASIPTMTSDLSGMGSKLLGSSISLLPYSPLELNSANNTSSSPVVDSWRKQWWSTIHCEQHKDTDTQEDTEAGNMASEIPVSSQDYWKDQSSTESSFSRRSEQNLQMSNTNETPHSSPVLPSSSSSSSSLQTKQMKATMTPLTSEQYERFMYLEVDTVELTQQVKEKLAKNGICQRVFGEKVLGLSQGSVSDMLSRPKQWTKLTQKGREPFIRMQLWLEGELQDPMRETSVSEVSESPGSSSEELIKLVRDQQEEAEPESHDTAVRMQEVAVMQLELDTYSISQRVRQVLSDNNLGQRLFGEAVLGLTQGSVSDLLARPKPWHRLSVKGREPFVRMQRWLNDTNNIHKLREIKHTERKVYLKRRVSSVCEDSVVDSGVCVGESGQECVPQLKKSRVIITAQEKEALRKAYEEKPYPSPGTIEELAQQLGLKASTVTNWFHNYRSRIRRGIIMEAAAGKSDSVSDTQTSEVQEHAEDSSFNFPESSASPGVLRDSSLRRRKVANLNSIIHRLEQAASRDEAHDGDVCESQDVSVECVNASSSG is encoded by the exons aCCCTGTGTCTGCGTTAGAGGCGGTGCAGCAGCTGCAGGTTGCAGTGATTAAGATGCGTGACGTGGAGGCAGAGAATCAGAAGCTGAGGGAGAGACTGCAGGAGTACGACAGAGAGGTtgcagaggtcaaaggtcacg AAGAAACCATTAAAGTTTTGAGGGAGAAGTTGGAGTCTTACGAACATTTAATTCAGTGTGAAACGAAAGTcaaggatgaagaagaagagcgCTGTGCAGGAGCAGAAAG ACCCTGTGAGAATGAAGCAGCGATGATGGTGGATGTAGAAACAGCCAATCAG gctctgGAAGCGGAGCTTCTGGTAAAGCAGAGAGAGGTGGAGCGTCTGATGGAGGATGTACAGAAACTTCAGAGCAGCCTGACTGAACTCACCGACtcaacagccaatcagattagagaattacagcagcagcttgaCTCCAGACACGCACTGCtgcag gagCTTGAGGAGAAACTGGAGGCTCAGTCAGATTATGAGGAGATAAAAAGGGAACTGAG AGTCCTGAGAGCCATGGAGCTGGGTTCCTCGGAGCGTCCTGCAGAACAG GGTTCCCCGAGAGGGCAGGAGGATGGTGGGCAGGACAGAGACGGCGTCCAGAAACAAACGAGTAGCAGAGACCTCAGTG GTTCTGCAGAGAAGCGCCTTCCCGCCTCACCCTCcaccacacctcctccacctgaCCACACCCACTCACAGACTCCACCCCTTTCTCAAGTCCTCCTGAAGAGTAAAGCTCCATCTGAGTCGTCCTGCTCGTTTTCTACTGATTTGTTCAGGCACAGCTTCAGCTCTACTTTTCCTCAAATCTCTGGGAAATCCTCTACCTCGTTCCTCCAGCGGACATTTGGTCAGAATCTGTACAGTGCTGACCCGCATGCGGAGGAGGAATTGGACACTGCTGAAATCGCACGGCAGGTGAAGGAGCAGTTGATGAAGCACAACATCGGGCAGCGCGTGTTTGGACACTACGTGCTCGGGTTATCTCAGGGCTCTGTTAGCGAGATCCTCGCTCGCCCCAAACCCTGGAACAAACTCACCGTTCGTGGGAAAGAACCATTCCACAAGATGAGGCACTTCCTGTCTGACGAACAGAACATCCTGACACTGAGGAGCATTCAGGGACGACAGAGAG gtaaTATCACCAGTAGAATTCGTGTTCCTGAAAGCAGCTCGACTGAATCCCGTAAGTCGATTTTGGATCAGACCAAAAGAGACCTGCAGGGTCACAAAG TTGAAGGCGTCCACTCCTCTTTATCGGATGACAAACTTCCCTCCGTCCTGGACGTCCAACAGGTGGCATCCATTCCCaccatgacctctgacctttccGGTATGGGCTCCAAATTGCTTGGTTCCTCCATTTCTTTGCTGCCGTACTCGCCTCTGGAGCTTAACTCTGCGAACAACACGTCTTCCTCTCCTGTGGTAGACTCGTGGAGAAAGCAGTGGTGGAGCACCATACACTGTGAACAGCacaaagacacagacacgcagGAAGACACAGAG GCTGGCAACATGGCGTCGGAGATTCCTGTTTCCTCTCAGGATTACTGGAAGGATCAGTCGAGCACAGAGTCTTCATTTAGCAGGAGGTCAGAACAAAATCTTCAGATGTCCAACACAAATGAGACGCCTCACAGCAGCCCAGTGCTACCTTCCTCTTCGTCTTCTTCCTCCTCGCTGCAAACAAAGCAAATGAAAGCCACGATGACGCCGCTTACATCCGAGCAGTACGAACGATTCATGTATCTGGAGGTGGATACGGTGGAGCTCACGCAGCAGGTCAAAGAGAAACTCGCCAAGAACGGCATCTGCCAAAGAGTGTTCGGGGAGAAG GTTCTGGGCCTCTCTCAGGGCAGTGTGAGTGACATGCTCTCTCGGCCAAAGCAGTGGACTAAACTGACTCAGAAAGGCAGAGAGCCGTTTATACGCATGCAGCTGTGGCTTGAAGGAGAACTACAAGACCCCATGaggg AGACTTCAGTCAGTGAAGTCTCAGAGTCTCCTGGAAGCTCGTCTGAGGAGCTCATTAAGCTTGTTAGGGACCAGCAGGAAGAGGCTGAGCCTGAGTCACATGACACGGCAGTCAGAATGCAGGAAGTGGCAGTCATGCAGCTGGAACTCGACACCTACTCCATCAGCCAGAGGGTCAGACAGGTGCTGAGTGATAATAACCTCG gtcagCGTCTGTTTGGCGAGGCTGTTTTAGGTCTGACTCAGGGTTCAGTGTCTGATCTTTTGGCTCGGCCCAAACCGTGGCACAGACTGAGCGTGAAAGGCCGCGAGCCATTTGTGCGAATGCAGCGATGGCTGAACGACACAAACAACATCCACAAACTGAGAGAAAtcaaacacactgagagaaaag tatatctGAAGAGGCGTGTGAGCTCGGTGTGTGAGGACTCTGTAGtggacagtggtgtgtgtgtgggagagtctGGACAGGAGTGTGTTCCTCAGCTGAAGAAGTCTCGGGTCATCATCACTGCACAGGAGAAAGAGGCTCTGAGGAAAGCGTACGAGGAGAAACCATATCCTTCACCAGGAACCATCGAGGAACTCGCACAGCAGCTCGGACTCAAAGCCAGCACTGTCACCAACTGGTTTCACAACTacag GTCTCGTATTCGGCGTGGAATCATCATGGAAGCGGCTGCAGGGAAATCGGACAGCGTCTCCGACACACAGACGAGTGAAGTGCAGGAGCACGCTGAGGACTCCTCCTTCAACTTCCCAGAATCCTCAGCATCACCCGGAGTCCTGAGAGACAGCAGCCTGCGCAGACGCAAAGTCGCCAACCTGAACAGCATCATCCACCGTCTGGAGCAGGCGGCGAGTCGGGACGAGGCCCACGATGGCGACGTGTGTGAGAGTCAGGacgtgagtgtggagtgtgtgaacGCTTCCTCATCAGGGTAA